From a region of the Streptomyces venezuelae genome:
- a CDS encoding carbohydrate kinase family protein, which produces MRIAVTGSIATDHLMTFPGRFADQLVADQLHTVSLSFLVDNLDVRRGGVGPNICFGMGQLGSRPILVGAAGSDFDEYRAWLDRHGVDTESVRISEVLHTARFVCTTDSDHNQIGSFYTGAMSEARLIELKAVADRVGGLDLVLIGADDPEAMLRHTEECRTRGIPFAADFSQQIARMDGDNIRTLMEGATFLFSNEYEKGLIESKSGWTDEEILSKVGTRVTTLGSNGVRIERVGEAPIVVGCPEETAKVDPTGVGDAFRAGFLTGLGWGVGLERAAQLGCMLATLVIETLGTQEYALARAHFMERFTKAYGDEAAAEVQAHLA; this is translated from the coding sequence GTGCGCATCGCAGTCACCGGCTCCATCGCCACCGACCACCTCATGACCTTCCCCGGCCGTTTCGCCGACCAGCTGGTCGCCGACCAGCTGCACACGGTCTCCCTCTCCTTCCTCGTCGACAACCTCGACGTCCGGCGGGGCGGTGTCGGCCCGAACATCTGCTTCGGCATGGGGCAGCTCGGCAGCCGCCCGATCCTGGTCGGAGCCGCCGGCTCCGACTTCGACGAGTACCGCGCCTGGCTGGACCGGCACGGCGTCGACACCGAGTCCGTCCGGATCTCCGAGGTGCTGCACACCGCACGTTTCGTGTGCACCACGGACTCCGACCACAACCAGATCGGCTCCTTCTACACGGGTGCGATGAGCGAGGCCCGGCTGATCGAGCTGAAGGCCGTCGCCGACCGGGTGGGCGGACTCGACCTGGTCCTGATCGGCGCGGACGACCCCGAGGCGATGCTGCGCCACACCGAGGAGTGCCGCACGCGCGGGATCCCCTTCGCCGCCGACTTCTCGCAGCAGATCGCCCGGATGGACGGCGACAACATCCGCACCCTGATGGAGGGCGCGACGTTCCTCTTCTCGAACGAGTACGAGAAGGGCCTCATCGAGTCGAAGTCCGGCTGGACCGACGAGGAGATCCTGTCGAAGGTCGGCACCCGCGTGACCACCCTCGGCTCGAACGGCGTCCGGATCGAGCGCGTCGGCGAGGCCCCGATCGTGGTCGGCTGCCCCGAGGAGACGGCCAAGGTCGACCCGACGGGCGTCGGCGACGCGTTCCGCGCCGGATTCCTGACCGGTCTGGGCTGGGGCGTCGGCCTGGAGCGTGCGGCGCAGCTGGGCTGCATGCTCGCGACGCTGGTCATCGAGACCCTGGGCACCCAGGAGTACGCGCTGGCCCGTGCCCACTTCATGGAGCGCTTCACCAAGGCCTACGGCGACGAGGCCGCGGCGGAGGTCCAGGCCCACCTGGCGTGA